The proteins below are encoded in one region of Methanobacterium aggregans:
- a CDS encoding DUF1284 domain-containing protein encodes MALMVEYINGNPNLQLELTAACDEICIHCPHNVDEICKDRDADENIKRMDETVLKKLGIMEGSRVEAGSILDDVNETFRTLEDAQKVCGDCMWADKCLWLMGKPI; translated from the coding sequence ATGGCATTGATGGTGGAGTACATAAATGGGAATCCCAACCTCCAACTTGAACTAACTGCAGCCTGCGACGAAATATGCATCCACTGCCCCCACAATGTGGATGAAATCTGCAAAGACAGGGATGCAGATGAAAACATAAAAAGAATGGATGAAACTGTTCTTAAAAAACTGGGTATTATGGAAGGTTCAAGGGTTGAAGCAGGAAGTATACTGGACGATGTGAACGAAACCTTCAGGACACTTGAAGATGCCCAAAAAGTCTGTGGTGACTGTATGTGGGCAGATAAATGCCTTTGGCTCATGGGGAAACCCATTTAA
- a CDS encoding MFS transporter has product MENEKSEENRDILKSNAWKFIILLGFVSLLADMTYEGARSITGPYLALLGASALTVAFVSGFGELIGYILRFFSGYLSDKTRRYWAITIVGYIINLLAVPLIALAGSWEIAAVLLITERLGKAVRTPARDVMLSHATSQVGSGWGFGIHEAMDQIGAILGPLIVALVLVLNGTYRTGFAVLIVPALLAIIVLIVSRFLYPRPHDMERTMPQLDMKGFKRNYWIYMAGVALLAAGFADFPIIAYHFQGQAIVSQAMIPVLYAVAMGVDALAALVFGRLFDREGVSIMVVVAVISSLFAPLIFLGGFYTALLGMALWGVGMGAQESIMRAAVALMAPSERRGVAYGAFNTVYGISWFAGSVVMGLLYGLSLFYLVAFSMIMQLASTPLFFSLRKMKAQKS; this is encoded by the coding sequence ATGGAAAATGAAAAATCTGAGGAAAATAGGGATATTTTAAAGTCAAATGCATGGAAATTCATAATATTATTAGGATTTGTGAGTTTACTTGCGGACATGACCTATGAAGGGGCTCGAAGTATCACAGGCCCATATCTGGCACTTTTAGGGGCCAGTGCACTGACTGTGGCATTTGTATCAGGTTTTGGAGAACTCATAGGTTACATCCTCAGATTCTTTTCAGGATACCTCAGCGATAAAACCAGACGCTACTGGGCAATAACCATCGTAGGGTACATTATAAACCTTCTTGCAGTTCCCCTAATTGCCCTTGCAGGAAGCTGGGAAATTGCAGCCGTACTTTTAATAACTGAGAGACTTGGAAAAGCTGTTAGAACACCCGCAAGGGATGTTATGTTGTCCCATGCAACATCTCAGGTTGGTAGTGGATGGGGCTTCGGGATACATGAAGCAATGGATCAGATAGGGGCCATACTGGGCCCTCTTATCGTTGCACTTGTCCTAGTCTTGAATGGAACCTACAGGACAGGTTTTGCAGTGCTTATCGTACCTGCACTACTTGCAATAATCGTGTTAATTGTTTCTCGTTTTCTTTACCCCAGACCACACGATATGGAACGCACAATGCCTCAGTTGGATATGAAGGGATTTAAGAGAAACTACTGGATATACATGGCAGGAGTTGCCCTTCTTGCAGCAGGATTTGCGGACTTCCCAATTATAGCCTACCATTTCCAAGGTCAGGCCATAGTTTCACAGGCAATGATACCAGTATTATATGCAGTTGCAATGGGAGTTGATGCACTGGCAGCACTCGTATTCGGCAGGCTATTTGACAGAGAGGGAGTTTCAATCATGGTAGTGGTTGCAGTAATATCCTCCCTCTTTGCACCTCTAATCTTTTTGGGAGGATTCTACACAGCACTCCTTGGAATGGCACTCTGGGGCGTTGGAATGGGTGCTCAGGAATCCATAATGAGGGCAGCAGTTGCACTCATGGCACCTTCTGAAAGACGAGGAGTTGCCTACGGGGCTTTTAACACAGTTTATGGAATTTCATGGTTTGCAGGAAGTGTTGTTATGGGCTTGCTCTATGGTTTATCCTTATTTTACCTCGTTGCATTCTCAATGATCATGCAACTTGCTTCAACTCCTCTGTTCTTCAGTTTAAGGAAAATGAAGGCTCAAAAATCATGA
- the phrB gene encoding deoxyribodipyrimidine photo-lyase, which yields MVQPERIKNLNEKPLKEGDYVLYWMQSSQRAHHNPALEYAASKANQLQKQLIVYFGLTEKYPEANLRHYNFMLEGLKDLKSSLIKRNIKFLVLKCSPNVGVIELSKRAVMVVVDRGYLKEQVKWRENVVKVIECPLVQVESDVVVPVEIASFKEEYSSATFRRRIKPQIERFLVPLKEVSLDRNSTSMELSTKIPEIPLEDIDEVLSRLEIDRSVPKTEHFRGGTSNALKFLDEFVEDKLDGFAELRNDPSLDHLSNMSPYLHFGQISPVHIALRVMGTESHSRDAFLEELIVRRELAVNFIHYNPNYRSLDALPDWAIKTLKEHEHDGRNYIYTLEELETAHTHDPYWNAAQMEMVLKGKMHGYMRMYWGKKMLEWTESPQKAFETALYLNNKYELDGRDPNGYTGVLWCFGKHDRAWKERKIFGKVRYMNANGLKRKFKIDSYVEDMRSIET from the coding sequence ATGGTTCAACCTGAAAGGATAAAAAATCTCAATGAAAAACCCTTGAAAGAGGGGGACTATGTGCTTTACTGGATGCAGTCATCCCAGCGGGCACATCACAACCCTGCACTGGAGTATGCAGCTTCAAAGGCCAACCAACTCCAGAAACAATTGATAGTTTACTTTGGACTGACTGAAAAATATCCTGAAGCCAATTTAAGACATTATAACTTCATGCTGGAAGGATTGAAGGATTTAAAATCTTCACTCATCAAAAGAAATATCAAATTTCTGGTTTTAAAATGTTCACCCAATGTAGGTGTGATTGAACTTTCAAAAAGAGCAGTAATGGTAGTTGTTGACAGAGGATACCTTAAAGAGCAGGTTAAATGGCGGGAAAATGTCGTTAAGGTTATTGAATGTCCTCTGGTACAGGTTGAATCAGATGTGGTTGTTCCAGTTGAAATTGCATCCTTTAAGGAGGAGTATTCCTCTGCAACATTCCGAAGAAGGATAAAACCTCAGATTGAAAGGTTCTTAGTGCCCTTGAAGGAGGTTTCACTTGACAGGAATTCCACTTCCATGGAACTATCCACGAAGATCCCTGAAATACCCCTTGAGGATATTGATGAAGTTTTATCCCGGCTTGAAATTGACAGAAGCGTGCCGAAGACAGAACACTTCCGTGGGGGAACATCCAACGCCTTAAAATTTTTGGATGAATTTGTTGAAGATAAATTAGATGGATTTGCAGAGCTTCGGAATGATCCCTCCTTGGATCATCTCTCAAATATGAGCCCCTACCTGCACTTCGGCCAGATATCACCAGTTCACATAGCACTCAGGGTAATGGGGACTGAAAGTCATTCCAGGGATGCTTTTCTTGAGGAGCTCATAGTAAGACGTGAACTGGCAGTGAACTTCATCCATTACAACCCAAACTACAGAAGCCTGGATGCCCTACCGGATTGGGCCATAAAAACATTGAAAGAACATGAGCATGATGGAAGAAATTACATTTACACCCTTGAAGAGCTTGAAACTGCCCACACCCATGATCCCTACTGGAATGCAGCCCAGATGGAAATGGTTTTAAAGGGTAAGATGCACGGTTACATGAGAATGTACTGGGGAAAGAAGATGCTTGAATGGACGGAAAGCCCCCAAAAGGCATTTGAAACAGCACTTTACCTCAACAACAAATACGAACTTGATGGAAGAGACCCAAATGGATACACTGGTGTTTTATGGTGTTTTGGAAAACATGACAGGGCATGGAAGGAAAGGAAAATCTTTGGAAAGGTCAGATACATGAACGCCAATGGCCTTAAAAGAAAATTCAAAATAGACAGTTACGTTGAAGATATGAGGAGTATTGAAACCTGA
- a CDS encoding biotin transporter BioY: MEITIDDYFRGRYTFFKWRSETSTVNKIILAFFMACITGVMAQVVIPLPWTPVPVTAQTFAVLIAGILLGRYWGGLSQAIYLGVGVAGVPWFGGMTGGLGILTGATGGYLVGFVLAALFLGYFADKFIKARNFLPMLALMLFANFALIYIPGMLQLGAWTYAATGSQPGMWTIMVMGLLPFLAGDLVKIGGAAAFAKAVTPKEPFNGD; this comes from the coding sequence ATGGAAATAACAATTGATGACTACTTCAGGGGGAGGTACACATTCTTCAAATGGAGATCCGAAACCTCAACCGTGAACAAAATCATCCTAGCATTTTTCATGGCATGTATAACTGGTGTCATGGCCCAGGTGGTTATTCCGCTACCATGGACCCCTGTACCAGTAACAGCCCAAACTTTCGCAGTTCTCATTGCAGGAATACTTCTTGGAAGGTACTGGGGAGGATTGAGCCAGGCAATATATCTTGGTGTTGGTGTAGCGGGTGTTCCATGGTTCGGTGGAATGACTGGAGGATTAGGAATTCTCACAGGAGCTACAGGAGGATACCTCGTAGGATTCGTACTCGCAGCACTCTTCCTTGGATACTTCGCAGATAAGTTCATAAAGGCAAGGAATTTCCTTCCAATGCTTGCTTTAATGTTATTTGCAAACTTTGCACTGATCTACATCCCTGGAATGCTTCAGCTTGGAGCATGGACCTACGCTGCAACAGGATCACAGCCAGGCATGTGGACCATTATGGTGATGGGACTTCTGCCTTTCCTTGCAGGGGACCTTGTGAAGATCGGTGGTGCAGCAGCATTCGCCAAGGCAGTAACACCAAAGGAACCATTTAACGGGGATTAA
- a CDS encoding YbgA family protein: protein MIPLREFAVPKIVSSKCIEFGACRYNGLLIRSSVVENLKKHVEFHPICPEVEIGLGVPRKPVRVSELDGRISLIQPATGLNFTGRMHEFSGSFLNSLDAVDGFILKNRSPSCGIKSIKVYKGFENSRPLTDGVGLFAASVMEKFPQIPIEDEGRLRNLMIRENFLTRIFTLADFREVRESGDFNDLIDFQTRNKLLLLSYNQEYTRKMGNLLSNRGKHSIKDMKDKYGEMLVAALAEPQGVPSNINVLMHAFGYFSNNLKFPEKAFFQDSLQKYREGRLPLLAVINLLKSWMIRFDEEYLLKQTFFEPYPEDLIQVTFIFDRMA from the coding sequence ATGATCCCCTTGAGAGAATTCGCAGTTCCCAAAATAGTTTCAAGTAAATGCATTGAATTTGGGGCTTGCAGGTACAACGGCCTCCTGATAAGGAGCAGTGTTGTTGAAAACCTTAAAAAACATGTTGAATTCCATCCCATCTGCCCGGAAGTTGAGATTGGACTGGGTGTTCCCAGAAAACCTGTTAGGGTATCAGAGTTAGATGGAAGGATAAGTTTAATACAACCAGCAACAGGTTTGAACTTCACAGGTAGAATGCACGAATTTTCAGGATCTTTTTTAAATTCACTGGATGCTGTCGATGGTTTCATACTCAAAAACAGATCCCCCTCTTGTGGTATTAAGAGCATCAAGGTTTACAAGGGCTTTGAGAATTCAAGGCCCCTCACTGATGGTGTTGGACTTTTCGCAGCTTCAGTCATGGAAAAATTTCCTCAAATACCCATTGAGGATGAGGGCAGACTCAGAAACCTCATGATAAGGGAGAACTTCTTAACCAGGATATTCACACTTGCAGATTTTCGTGAAGTCAGGGAATCAGGGGATTTCAACGATCTCATCGACTTTCAAACCCGTAACAAACTCCTACTGCTCTCCTACAACCAGGAATATACTCGTAAAATGGGAAATCTTCTTTCAAACCGCGGTAAGCACTCAATTAAGGATATGAAGGACAAGTACGGTGAGATGTTGGTTGCAGCTCTGGCTGAACCCCAGGGAGTTCCATCCAACATCAACGTTCTCATGCATGCCTTCGGATACTTCTCAAATAACCTGAAGTTTCCTGAAAAAGCATTCTTCCAGGATTCACTCCAGAAGTACCGGGAAGGAAGATTACCACTTTTGGCAGTCATAAATCTTCTTAAATCATGGATGATACGCTTTGATGAGGAATATCTTCTAAAACAGACCTTTTTCGAACCCTACCCCGAAGATCTTATTCAGGTAACCTTCATATTTGATAGAATGGCATGA